Part of the Oscillatoria sp. FACHB-1407 genome, TGTGGATGAAGCCATTTATCTGGCGATTCAAAACCTGGAATTTGCTTACGCTCGTAGTCTTGATACTTTTCGACTCGATGAATGGGTCAATTATTTTGCAGATGATTGTGCTTACAAGGTGATTCCCCGTGAAAACGTTGAGCGTGGATTGCCCGTGGGAGTGATTTTCTGTAACACAAAAGGTATGTTGCGCGATCGCGTTCGTAGTATCCAGGAAGCCAATATCTACAACATTCACTACCCTCGTCACTGTATTACCAATATTGAAGTATTGAGCACAATTGACGGTGTGTTTGAGGTATACGCTAACTACGTGGTTTACCAGACCGATCAGGAAGGACAAACTCGTCTCTTTAGCGTGGGTCAATATCACGATCATATTGTGTTTGTGGAAGGAGTTCCCAAGTTTCAATCTAAAGTGGTTATTGTTGATACCTTCAGCATCCCCAATCTACTCGCAATTCCCCTTTAGGCTACCCTTCTATTACTGATCTCAAGGCAAGCTTGAAAAGCCTATTTGTTAGGGGTGGATGTACTGATTTTCGTCCTCTTCAATTACTCTCATCATTCTCTAAATTCAGATTCACCAATGTGTTTTTGCAAGTCTTCATCGAGTTGATCTGATCATGCTCAAGTTAGAACAAGTTGAGACTTACTATTCGACCAGTCAGGTTTTATTTGGAGTCGATTTATCTATTGGCGATCGCGAGGTTGTAACGCTCTTGGGGCGCAACGGCATGGGTAAAACCACAACCGTCAAGTCCATTTTGGGAATTCAACCTCCTAAGCGGGGGCGTGTGCTATTTCAAGATCGGGAGATGCAGCGATTACCCTCCTACAAAGTAGCTCAAGCCGGAATTGGGCTTGTGCCCGAAGGACGGCAAATTTTTCCTAATCTCTCGGTTCAGGAAAATTTGGTCGCAACAGCAAATTCTCGCCGTTTAGGAGCAAATGCCTGGACGCTAGAAAAGGCATATACACTGTTTCCCCGATTAGCCGAGCGGCGACATCACATGGGCAATCAACTCTCAGGGGGAGAACAGCAAATGTTGGCGATCGCTCGTGCCCTGTTAACCAATCCTAAACTGCTGATTCTGGATGAAGCAACGGAGGGATTGGCACCCCTAATTCGGGCTGAGATTTGGCGGTGTCTAGAACGCCTCAAGCAACTTGGGCAAGCCATTTTAGTGATTGATAAAAACCTGGACGCGCTCATGCAAATTGCCGATCGCCATTTTGTGATTGAGAAAGGAAGAATTGTTTGGACTGGGACGTCGGTAGAACTGCAACAGGCGAGCCACATTCGCCAGCGGTATTTGGGTGTGTAGTTTGATTGGGATGTGATTCATCCCGCAATCCATCGTTAGGAGAGGTATCCATGAAGAGAAAGAGAATTCTAAACGCGCTCCTTGGCGTTTTGGTATCAGTTTCGATTATTGCTTGTTCGGCGGGTTCTAACGTTGAAACTCAAACCTCCGAAAACGACGGATTAAAGATTGGATTTATCAGCACAACATCGGGACCTCAAAGCATCATTGGACAACACATGATTGATGGGTTCAACCTGGGAATTAAACACGCAGGGGGTAGCCTGGGTGGGTTAGAAACGGAAGTGATCGTGGGTGACGATCAGGTTAAACCTGACATTGGGTTGCAAGTTGCCGATAAATTGTTGAAGAGCGATCGCGTCGATATGGTTGCTGGAGTCATCTGGTCGAATGTAATGATGGCAATTCACCAACCCATCACGGATTCAGAAACCATTCTTATTGGCACTAACGCCGGCCCTTCCCCTATTGCTGGAGCACAATGTTCCCCTTACTTTTTCTCTACGTCCTATCAGAATGATCAGGTACACGCTGCTATGGGGCAATATGCTCAAGATCAGGGTGTTCAAGAGATGGTGTTGATTGCCCCTAATTATCAGGCTGGAAAGGATGGGTTAGCAGGTTTCAAAGAATACTATCAAGGCAATGTAGCGGACGAGATTTATACCGAGTTAGGACAAGTCGATTTTTCGGCTGTCATGTCTAGAGTCAGTTCCCTCAGCCCAGAAGCCGTTTATGTATTCATGCCCGGTAGTGACGGCATCAATTTCATCAAACAGTGGGAGCAAGCAGGTTTGAGCGATCAAATACCACTCTATTCTGGGTTTACGATCAATGCGGTGACTTTACCGGCGATCGGAGATGCTGCCGAAGGGTTAATGGGTGGGATGTTCTGGGTTCCGGATATGGATAACCCGGTGAACCAAAAGTTTGTTGAAGATTTTCAAGCAACCTATGGCTATGCCCCTTCAGAGTTTGCGGCTTCTAGTTATGATGCGGCTCTGTTGATTGACAGCGCACTAAAGCAAGTGAATGGTGATCTGAGCGACAAAGAAGCGTTGCGAGAAGCCTTGAAGCAAGCCAATTTTGAATCGGTGCGTGGCTCATTTAAGTTCAACACCAATCAATTTCCTATCCAAAACTTCTATGTGCAGGAAGTCGTGCGTGGCGAAGATGGAGCGTTGACACTGCAAACCAAGGATCAAATCTTTACTGACTTTGGTGACAAGTTTGCTAGCCAGTGTTCAATGTAGGCTCACATCATGGATATTGGACTACTGATCACGCAAAGTCTGAATGGAATTCAGTTTGGAGTCTTACTGTTTCTGGTAGCGGCAGGGCTAACGCTGGTGTTGGGCATCATGGATTTGGTTAATCTGGCTCACGGTAGCTTGTATATGATGGGAGCTTACTTTGGCTCTACCTTTTACCAGTGGACTGGCAGCTTTTTCCTGGCTCTCGTGCTGGCATTGCCGACTGCTTTTCTGTTTGGCATTCTGGTAGAGCGGTTGGTCATCCGGCAGCTTTATACCCGCAGTTATCTGGAGCAGGTGTTAGCCACCTTCGGACTGATTCTGTTCTTCAACGAATTTGTGAATATCACTTGGGGAGCGGCTCCCCGACTGATCGACGTGCCACCTCTCTTTCAAGGCACAGTGTCCCTGCTACCGGGAGTGACCTATCCCACCTATCGGTTATTCATTATTGCAGTCGGCTTGTTAGCCGCGATCGCCTTGTATTGGCTAGTCACCCGTACTCGTGCCGGGATGTTGATTCGGGCAGGAGCCAGTAACCGAACCATGGTTGCAGCCCTGGGAATTAATATCGATCGCCTGTTTATGTTTGTGTTTGGGTTTGGGGCAGCACTTGCCGCTCTGGCAGGAGTGGTCATTGCGCCGATTACTTCGGTGCAACCTGGCATGGGGGATAACATGTTGACTCTGGCACTGGTCGTTCTCGTGTTAGGGGGCATCGGCTCCATTCGGGGAGCCTTTATCGCGGCTCTGCTGGTGGGTCTGGTAGACACAATTGGCAAATCCTTTGTCCCCGATTTGCTGAAGCTGTTTCTCTCGGCTTCGGTGGCTACTGACATTGGACCCGCACTCGCTTCAATGTTGATTTACATCTTTATGGCGGCAGTGCTGTTTTTCTCACCGCGTGGTCTGTTTAGGGGAGGGTAATGATGACTGTGCAAGTAATTGACCATAAATCAGCGCATCGCAACTGGTTAAAGCTATTCCGTCATCACTCCACTCTGTTTTTTGGGTTGATGGCGTTGGTTCCCCTCTATGCCACCGTGTTTGATCAACCCTTCGCTATTAGTTTGTTTACTCGTGTTGGCATTTTTGCGATCGCTGCCCTGAGTCTCAACTTTATCCTGGGCTATGGTGGCATGGTTAGTCTGGGTCATGCAGCTTACGTTGGGTTAGGAGCTTATACCGTTGGTATTTTGAGCTATCACGGCATGACCAATGGCATGGTTCAGCTATTGGTATCGACAATTCTCTGTGCGGGGTTTGCCCTCTTGTCAGGAGCCATTGCGCTCAAGACCCACGGTATGTATTTCATTATGATTACCTTCGCTTTTGCACAGATGCTGTTTTACGCGGCGAATGGGTTATCAGCTTACGGAGGCGATGACGGTCTACCGATTGGTAGCCGTAGTGAGTTTTGGGGATTGCTGGATCTGCAAAATGAGGTGCTGTTGTTTTATCTGTCTCTGGCGAGTTTAGTGGCAGTGTTTTGGTTATTTCAGCGCATGACGCGATCGCGCTTTGGTCGAGTCATCCGGGGCTGCCATGACAACGAATCACGGATGCTAGCGATGGGCTTCTCAACGTACTGGTATAAGTTGGTGGCATTTGTGATTGCCGGAGCGATTGCCGGATTTGCCGGAGCGTTACTAGCCAATCAAACGGGGTTTGTTAGCCCTGCCTACATGTCGTGGACGCGATCGGGCGAACTGATGATCATGGTTGTGATTGGAGGGGTGCCTTCTGCATTTGGACCTGTCATTGGATCAGTAATCTTTCAAGTGCTGGAAAAAATTCTTGCATCCTATACGCAACACTGGCAGTTGTTTTTTGGATTAGCCCTAGTGGGTATTGTGTTATTTGGCAGAACCAGGATTCTCAATCGCTCAGGAGATAATAGTCATGACTAACTCTGAAGCCATCTTGACGGTTGAGCGATTGACCAAGCGATTTGGGGCACTGCTTGTTTCAGATCAGATTAATTTGACGGTGCAACAAGGACAGATTCATGCGGTAATTGGTCCAAATGGGGCAGGTAAAACGACCCTGATCCGACAACTATCAGGAGAAATTTTGCCCGATGCTGGACGCATTTTTATCGCCCAACGCGATGTAACCCATACGTCTGTGCAGGCTCGTGCTCATCTGGGCATGGCTCGTTCCTTTCAAATCACCAATGTGTTGCGATCGTTCACTGTGCTTGAGAATGTGGCGTTAGCCGTTCAAGCCCGTGCAGGTCATAGCTTCCGATTTTGGCGCAATGCGGCAAAAGAAGCACAGCTTAACCAACGTGCTCTTGATGTGTTAGAAACGGTGGGTTTAGTGGAGCAAGCTACCCAAAAAGCAGGGAAGTTAAGCCACGGACAACAACGCTTACTGGAAATCGCCATGGCACTCGCGATGCAGCCCAAAGTATTGCTATTGGATGAACCCATGGCTGGTGTAGGTCCGGAGGAGAGCAACAACATTGTTGCATTGCTAAAGCTGCTGCGTGATTCTTATGCCATGATTCTCATCGAACATGATATGGATGCAGTCTTTGCGTTAGCCGATCAAATCACTGTATTGGTTTACGGACGAGTCATTGCAAGTGGCTCACCAGAGATGATTCGTCATCATCCGGACGTACAAGCGGCTTATCTAGGAAATGATATCTCTAATGATCTCCCCAGTGCAGTCAATGCCTGATTTTTGCAATACAAGTTTCTCGACACTCAGTACTCGCCACGGTGAACTGAAATTACTCATTCAATACTTGTAGGTCTTCATCATGATTACTTCAATTGTTCTCATTCGGGCTCAAAAATCACGCATTGCTGAAACGATGCAAGAACTAGCGGCTATGGATGGGGTGAGCGAAGCTTATTCTGTCACCGGGCAATACGACTTAGTTGCGATCGTTCGAGTTCCTGATTTGATGAATCTCAGTGATTTTGTGACTCAAAGAATGCTGAAGTGCGAAGGAATTATTGAAACAAATACCTTACTTGCTTTTCGAGCGTATAGCAAATATGAACTTGAGCATATTTTTACTTAGTACAACTCGTCGTAAATAAGGGTGGGAATTTGGGGTGCAGGGGTTCCACCCCTGGCTGGGGGCGCAGCCCCCACACCCCCTGGTTTTATTTCCAAACCCTATCCATGAATAGCAGTACTTAGTTCTCCAGTACGTTTCGAGAATCCGTTCTCTGTAAACTGATACCGATTTAATGTTTGATTGTGGCAGATC contains:
- a CDS encoding aromatic-ring-hydroxylating dioxygenase subunit beta, with the translated sequence MTITPMIVSTDTPTYKLVDEAIYLAIQNLEFAYARSLDTFRLDEWVNYFADDCAYKVIPRENVERGLPVGVIFCNTKGMLRDRVRSIQEANIYNIHYPRHCITNIEVLSTIDGVFEVYANYVVYQTDQEGQTRLFSVGQYHDHIVFVEGVPKFQSKVVIVDTFSIPNLLAIPL
- a CDS encoding ABC transporter ATP-binding protein, with protein sequence MLKLEQVETYYSTSQVLFGVDLSIGDREVVTLLGRNGMGKTTTVKSILGIQPPKRGRVLFQDREMQRLPSYKVAQAGIGLVPEGRQIFPNLSVQENLVATANSRRLGANAWTLEKAYTLFPRLAERRHHMGNQLSGGEQQMLAIARALLTNPKLLILDEATEGLAPLIRAEIWRCLERLKQLGQAILVIDKNLDALMQIADRHFVIEKGRIVWTGTSVELQQASHIRQRYLGV
- a CDS encoding ABC transporter substrate-binding protein — its product is MKRKRILNALLGVLVSVSIIACSAGSNVETQTSENDGLKIGFISTTSGPQSIIGQHMIDGFNLGIKHAGGSLGGLETEVIVGDDQVKPDIGLQVADKLLKSDRVDMVAGVIWSNVMMAIHQPITDSETILIGTNAGPSPIAGAQCSPYFFSTSYQNDQVHAAMGQYAQDQGVQEMVLIAPNYQAGKDGLAGFKEYYQGNVADEIYTELGQVDFSAVMSRVSSLSPEAVYVFMPGSDGINFIKQWEQAGLSDQIPLYSGFTINAVTLPAIGDAAEGLMGGMFWVPDMDNPVNQKFVEDFQATYGYAPSEFAASSYDAALLIDSALKQVNGDLSDKEALREALKQANFESVRGSFKFNTNQFPIQNFYVQEVVRGEDGALTLQTKDQIFTDFGDKFASQCSM
- a CDS encoding branched-chain amino acid ABC transporter permease codes for the protein MDIGLLITQSLNGIQFGVLLFLVAAGLTLVLGIMDLVNLAHGSLYMMGAYFGSTFYQWTGSFFLALVLALPTAFLFGILVERLVIRQLYTRSYLEQVLATFGLILFFNEFVNITWGAAPRLIDVPPLFQGTVSLLPGVTYPTYRLFIIAVGLLAAIALYWLVTRTRAGMLIRAGASNRTMVAALGINIDRLFMFVFGFGAALAALAGVVIAPITSVQPGMGDNMLTLALVVLVLGGIGSIRGAFIAALLVGLVDTIGKSFVPDLLKLFLSASVATDIGPALASMLIYIFMAAVLFFSPRGLFRGG
- a CDS encoding branched-chain amino acid ABC transporter permease; its protein translation is MMTVQVIDHKSAHRNWLKLFRHHSTLFFGLMALVPLYATVFDQPFAISLFTRVGIFAIAALSLNFILGYGGMVSLGHAAYVGLGAYTVGILSYHGMTNGMVQLLVSTILCAGFALLSGAIALKTHGMYFIMITFAFAQMLFYAANGLSAYGGDDGLPIGSRSEFWGLLDLQNEVLLFYLSLASLVAVFWLFQRMTRSRFGRVIRGCHDNESRMLAMGFSTYWYKLVAFVIAGAIAGFAGALLANQTGFVSPAYMSWTRSGELMIMVVIGGVPSAFGPVIGSVIFQVLEKILASYTQHWQLFFGLALVGIVLFGRTRILNRSGDNSHD
- a CDS encoding ABC transporter ATP-binding protein — protein: MTNSEAILTVERLTKRFGALLVSDQINLTVQQGQIHAVIGPNGAGKTTLIRQLSGEILPDAGRIFIAQRDVTHTSVQARAHLGMARSFQITNVLRSFTVLENVALAVQARAGHSFRFWRNAAKEAQLNQRALDVLETVGLVEQATQKAGKLSHGQQRLLEIAMALAMQPKVLLLDEPMAGVGPEESNNIVALLKLLRDSYAMILIEHDMDAVFALADQITVLVYGRVIASGSPEMIRHHPDVQAAYLGNDISNDLPSAVNA
- a CDS encoding Lrp/AsnC family transcriptional regulator, coding for MITSIVLIRAQKSRIAETMQELAAMDGVSEAYSVTGQYDLVAIVRVPDLMNLSDFVTQRMLKCEGIIETNTLLAFRAYSKYELEHIFT